In a genomic window of Helianthus annuus cultivar XRQ/B chromosome 10, HanXRQr2.0-SUNRISE, whole genome shotgun sequence:
- the LOC110886380 gene encoding probable receptor-like protein kinase At5g38990 produces MSFGTSHSVESSSSYSPQPCRQFTLSEIELATQNFDESLVIGRGGFGKVYRGTITYGETYLDAAIKRLESGSTQGAVEFWAEIEMLSNLRHSHLVSLIGYCNDGQEMILVYEHMPNGTLADGIHKRRAPLTWVRRLKICIGAARSLDYLHTGTDIKHGVIHRDVKSTNILLDDNWAAKVSDFGLSKIGPTNQPSTYVNTLVRGTFGYMDPDYFQTGRLTRKSDVYAFGVVLFEVLCGKQAVDRSID; encoded by the coding sequence ATGTCTTTCGGTACCAGTCACTCGGTTGAATCTTCCTCCTCCTATTCGCCACAACCGTGCCGTCAATTTACCTTATCCGAGATTGAACTTGcaacccaaaactttgatgagTCGTTGGTGATAGGACGTGGGGGGTTTGGCAAAGTTTACAGAGGAACCATCACTTACGGGGAAACATATTTGGATGCTGCAATTAAGCGACTGGAATCAGGTTCTACTCAAGGAGCGGTAGAGTTTTGGGCTGAAATTGAGATGCTCTCAAATTTAAGGCACTCTCATTTGGTGTCTTTAATTGGTTACTGTAATGATGGGCAAGAGATGATTCTTGTATATGAACATATGCCCAATGGAACTCTTGCAGATGGTATCCACAAGCGTCGAGCTCCTCTAACTTGGGTGAGAAGACTTAAAATATGCATAGGGGCGGCTCGTAGTTTAGATTACTTGCACACTGGTACGGATATTAAGCATGGAGTTATACATCGGGATGTTAAGAGCACTAATATATTGTTAGATGACAATTGGGCAGCTAAGGTTTCGGACTTTGGTTTGTCCAAAATTGGTCCAACGAATCAGCCTTCAACTTATGTTAACACTTTGGTGAGAGGCACCTTTGGATATATGGATCCGGATTATTTTCAAACAGGTAGGCTGACTCGAAAGTCTGACGTGTATGCCTTTGGGGTGGTCTTGTTTGAAGTCTTATGTGGGAAACAAGCAGTGGATAGAAGTATTGATTAG